CTACGCCGAGATGGCGCAGGTCCAGGCCGACGCGGGCGTCCATACCGTGGGCCCCAGCGGGATGATGGACGGCCAGATCGGTGTCGTCCGTGACGCGCTCGACCAGACCGGCCACGAGGACGTCTCGGTCCTCGCCTACACCGCGAAGTACTCCTCCGCCTTCTACGGGCCCTTCCGCGAGGCCGTCGGCTCGTCCCTCCAGGGCGACCGCAAGACCTACCAGCAGGACCCGGCCAACCTCCGCGAGTCGCTGCGCGAGCTGGCGCTCGACCTGGAGGAGGGCGCCGACATGGTGATGGTCAAGCCGGCGCTGCCCTACCTCGATGTGCTCGCGAAGGTCGCGGACTCGGTGGACGTACCGGTCGCCGCGTACCAGATCTCCGGTGAGTACGCGATGATCGAGGCCGCCGCGGAGAAGGGCTGGATCGACCGCGACAAGGCGATCCTGGAGACGCTGACCGGCATCAAGCGGGCCGGGGCGAACATGATCCTGACGTACTGGGCCACGGAGGTCGCGCGGGGGCTGTGAGCCGCCGGGCGCCCGTGTGCCGCACCTGCTCCCGTCCCCGGGCTCCGGGGGCGGGAGCTTTGCTGTGTGACGGTGACGTTTTGTCCGCCTGGTTCCGGGCACGCACCGGTTGTCAGGGAAGACCGCGACCGGACCGAGGAGCGAGTCACCATGACTGCCAAGCGCAAGATGCAGGCCAAGGGCGCCCAGGTCATCGGCGCCATGAAGGAAGCCGTCGGCAAAGCGACGCACAACCGCAAGCTGCAGGCCGAGGGCAAGGCGGAGAAGACCGCCGGTCAGGGCCTCGATGTGAGCGAGAAGACCAAGGACGAGGTGCGTAAGCGCTGGCCGTGAGGCCGGCCTTTCTCGGCCCGGAACGGCCAACGGCCCCGTACAGCACGACATCTGTGCTGTACGGGGCCGTTGGGCCGATGCGGGTGGCGGGTGCGGCCCGCGCGCCGGTCAGAGGCGCTCGGGCGTCCGGATGCCGAGCAGGGCCATGCCCTGGTGGAGGGTGCGGGCGGTCAGGTCGCACAGGAACAGCCGGTTCGCGATCTGGTCCGGGCCGCCCTCGGCCTTCAGGACCGGGCACTGGTCGTAGAAGGTCGTGAACAGCGAGGCGAGGCCGTAGAGGTACGCGGCGAGCTTGTGCGGCTCGTACGAGGCGGCGGCCTCGGCGACGGTCTCGCCGAACTGGTCGAGGTGCAGACCCAGCGCCCGCTCCGCCGGGGCCAGCGGCAGCTCGGGGTGCGCCACGGGGGCCACGTCACCGGCCTTGCGGAAGATCGACCGGATCCGGGCGTAGGCGTACTGGAGGTAGACCGAGGTGTCGCCGTTCAGCGAGACCATCTGGTCCAGGTCGAACTTGTAGTCACGGCTGGCCGACGTCGACAGGTCCGCGTACTTCACGGCGCCGATGCCGACCTGCGCGCCGTTGCCGGTGATCTCCTCCTCGGTGAGGCCGATCGGCTCGCCCTTCTCCCGCACCACCGCGGTCGCCCGGTCGATCGCCTCGTCCAGCAGGTCCACCAGCCGCACCGTCTCGCCCTCACGGGTCTTGAACGGCTTGCCGTCCTTGCCGAGGACCGTGCCGAACGCCAGCTGCACCGCATGCGTCTTGTCGTCCAGCCAGCCGGCCCGGCGGGCGGTCTCGAAGACCATCTTGAAGTGCAGGGACTGCCGGGCGTCGACGACGTACAGCAGCGTGTCGGCGGAGAGGTTCTGGACCCGGTCGCGGATCGCGGAGAGGTCGGTGGCGGCGTAGCCGTAGCCGCCGTTGGTCTTCTTGACGATCAGCGGGACGGGGTTGCCGTCCGGGCCCTTGACGTCGTCGAAGAACACGCAGAGGGCGCCCTCGGAGCGCACCGCCACACCGGACTCCTCCAGCAGCCGGCAGGTCTCCTCCAGCATGGCGTTGTAGCCGGACTCACCGACGACATCGGGGTCGTGGATGTCCATGTCCAGCTTGTTGAAGACCGAGTAGAAGTAGATCTTCGACTCGTCGACGAACCGCCGCCACAGGGCCAGCGTCTCCTCGTCGCCGGCCTGGAGGTCGACGACCCGGCGCCGGGCACGCTCCTTGAACTCCTCGTCGGAGTCGAAGAGCGCGCGCGAGGCCTTGTAGAGACGGTTCAGGTTCGACATGGCCTCCTCGCCGGAGACCTCGCCGCCCTTGTGGTCCAGCTCGTGCGGGTGCTCGATGAGGTACTGGATGAGCATGCCGAACTGGGTGCCCCAGTCGCCGATGTGATGCCTGCGGATCACCTTCTCGCCGGTGAACTCCAGGATCTCGACCATCGCCGCGCCGATCACCGCGGACCGCAGATGGCCGACGTGCATCTCCTTCGCCACATTCGGCTGGGCGTAGTCGATGACGGTGGTGCCGGCCCCGTCGGCGTACGGCACGCCCAGCCGGTCGTCGGCGGCGCGCGCGGCGAGGGTCGTGATGATCGCCTCGTCGGCGACGGTGATGTTGAGGAAGCCGGGGCCGGAGACCTCGATCTCCTTGATCACCGCGCCGCTGTCACCCGTGGGGATGCCCGCGACGACCTGAGTGGCCAGCTCCCGCGGGTTGCCCTTGAGCTTCTTCGCCAGCGCCAGCATGCCGTTGGCCTGGAAATCGGCCCGGTCGCTACGTCGCAGCAGCGGGTCGACGTCGCGGGCCTCCGGCAGGGCTGCCGAGAGGGCGTCCGCGACGCGCTGGTTGACCGATGCTGCGAGGGAAGTGACCGAGGCCATGGAGATGAGCTCTCTTCCAGAGGGAGGTGTCGCTGGAGTGGAAAGGGTTTGCCAACGAGTATCCCACGGCACTACCACTGATTTTCCGTCTGGGACAATGGGCACCGTCAGGCATTTGTGCGTCGCATGCGCAAGACGGCGCAATCAGGAAGCACCAGGAAGAGGAAGGGCCGATCGTGGCTCAGCAGAGCACCGAGACCGACTGGGTCTCCAGGTTCGCGGACGAGGTCATTGCCGAGGCGGAGCGCCGCGCCCCGGGCAAACCGGTCGTCTGCGCCTCGGGCCTGAGTCCGTCCGGCCCGATCCACCTCGGCAATCTCCGCGAGGTCATGACGCCGCACCTGGTCGCCGACGAGATCCGCCGCCGTGGTTACGAGGTCCGCCACCTCATCTCCTGGGACGACTACGACCGCTACCGCAAGGTCCCGGCCGGCGTCGCGGGCGTCGACGAGTCCTGGGCCGAGCACATCGGCAAGCCGCTGACCTCGGTGCCGGCCCCGGCCGGCTCGGCGTACCCGAACTGGGCCGAGCACTTCAAGGCCGCGATGAGCGAGGCGCTGGCCGAGCTGGGCGTCGAGTACGACGGCATCAGCCAGACCGAGCAGTACACCTCCGGTGTCTATCGCGAGCAGATCCTGCACGCGATGAAGCACCGCGCGGAGATCGACGCGATCCTCGGCCAGTACCGCACGAAGAAGGCCCCGGCGAAGAAGTCGCAGAAGCCGGTCGACGAGGCCGAGCTGGAGGCCGCCGAGGGCTCCGGCGCGGCCGCCGAGGACGACGGCAGCGGCGGCTCGGCCGGCTACTTCCCGTACAAGCCGTACTGCGGGCAGTGCGCGAAGGACCTCACCACGGTCACCTCGTACGACGACGAGACCACCGAGCTGGTCTACACCTGCACGGAGTGCGGGTTCGGCGAGACGGTCCGGCTGAGCGAGTTCAACCGCGGCAAGCTGGTCTGGAAGGTCGACTGGCCGATGCGGTGGGCCTACGAGGGCGTGATCTTCGAGCCGTCCGGTGTCGACCACTCCTCGCCGGGCTCGTCCTTCGTCGTCGGCGGCCAGATCGTCCGCAAGATCTTCGACGGCGACCAGCCCATCGGCCCCATGTACGCCTTCGTGGGCATCAGCGGCATGGCCAAGATGTCCTCCTCGCGCGGCGGGGTGCCGACCCCGGGCGATGCGCTGAAGATCATGGAGGCGCCGCTGCTGCGCTGGCTGTACGCGCGCCGCAAGCCCAACCAGTCCTTCAAGATCGCCTTCGACCAGGAGATCCAGCGGCTCTACGACGAGTGGGACAAGCTGGAGTCCAAGGTCGCCGACGGCAGCGCGCTGCCGGCCGACGCCGCCGCGTACTCCCGCGCGGCCCGCACCGCCGCCGGCGAACTGCCCCGTACGCCGCGCCCGCTGCCGTACCGCACCCTCGCCTCGGTCGCGGACATCACGGCCGGCCATGACGAGCAGACGCTCCGGATCCTGAGCGACCTGGACCCGGACAACCCCGTCACCACCCTGGACGAGACCCGGCCGCGGCTCGACAGGGCCGAGTACTGGATCACCACCCAGGTCCCGGCCGAGCAGCGCACCGTCGTCCGTGCCGAGCCCGACGAGGAGCTGCTCGCCACCCTCGACGAGCAGTCCCGCGGCTCGCTGCGGCTGCTGCTCGACGGCCTGGACACGCACTGGTCGCTGGACGGTCTGACGACCCTGGTCTACGGCGTGCCGAAGGTCCAGGCGGGTCTGGAGCCGGACGCCAAGCCGACGCCGGAGCTGAAGGTCGCCCAGCGCGCGTTCTTCGCCCTGCTCTACAACCTGCTGGTCGGCAGGGACACCGGGCCGCGGCTGCCCACCCTGCTGCTGGCCGTCGGGGCCGACCGGGTGCGCAAGCTGCTCGGCGGCTGACGGGCCGCGGGAGAGCCGCTGCCGTTGAGGCGTAGACACCCTCGTGTGGTCTCCGCCTGAGGGAGGAGAAGGGTTCGG
This genomic stretch from Streptomyces nigrescens harbors:
- the argS gene encoding arginine--tRNA ligase, whose translation is MASVTSLAASVNQRVADALSAALPEARDVDPLLRRSDRADFQANGMLALAKKLKGNPRELATQVVAGIPTGDSGAVIKEIEVSGPGFLNITVADEAIITTLAARAADDRLGVPYADGAGTTVIDYAQPNVAKEMHVGHLRSAVIGAAMVEILEFTGEKVIRRHHIGDWGTQFGMLIQYLIEHPHELDHKGGEVSGEEAMSNLNRLYKASRALFDSDEEFKERARRRVVDLQAGDEETLALWRRFVDESKIYFYSVFNKLDMDIHDPDVVGESGYNAMLEETCRLLEESGVAVRSEGALCVFFDDVKGPDGNPVPLIVKKTNGGYGYAATDLSAIRDRVQNLSADTLLYVVDARQSLHFKMVFETARRAGWLDDKTHAVQLAFGTVLGKDGKPFKTREGETVRLVDLLDEAIDRATAVVREKGEPIGLTEEEITGNGAQVGIGAVKYADLSTSASRDYKFDLDQMVSLNGDTSVYLQYAYARIRSIFRKAGDVAPVAHPELPLAPAERALGLHLDQFGETVAEAAASYEPHKLAAYLYGLASLFTTFYDQCPVLKAEGGPDQIANRLFLCDLTARTLHQGMALLGIRTPERL
- the hemB gene encoding porphobilinogen synthase, whose product is MTKYGSFPGARPRRLRTTPAMRRMVAEHRLHPADLILPAFVREGVSEPVPISAMPGVVQHTRDTLRKAAAEAAGAGVAGIMLFGVPEDAKKDALGTAGTDPDGILQVAIRDVKAEVGDDLVIMSDLCLDEYTDHGHCGVLDAAGRVDNDATLERYAEMAQVQADAGVHTVGPSGMMDGQIGVVRDALDQTGHEDVSVLAYTAKYSSAFYGPFREAVGSSLQGDRKTYQQDPANLRESLRELALDLEEGADMVMVKPALPYLDVLAKVADSVDVPVAAYQISGEYAMIEAAAEKGWIDRDKAILETLTGIKRAGANMILTYWATEVARGL
- the lysS gene encoding lysine--tRNA ligase, with the translated sequence MAQQSTETDWVSRFADEVIAEAERRAPGKPVVCASGLSPSGPIHLGNLREVMTPHLVADEIRRRGYEVRHLISWDDYDRYRKVPAGVAGVDESWAEHIGKPLTSVPAPAGSAYPNWAEHFKAAMSEALAELGVEYDGISQTEQYTSGVYREQILHAMKHRAEIDAILGQYRTKKAPAKKSQKPVDEAELEAAEGSGAAAEDDGSGGSAGYFPYKPYCGQCAKDLTTVTSYDDETTELVYTCTECGFGETVRLSEFNRGKLVWKVDWPMRWAYEGVIFEPSGVDHSSPGSSFVVGGQIVRKIFDGDQPIGPMYAFVGISGMAKMSSSRGGVPTPGDALKIMEAPLLRWLYARRKPNQSFKIAFDQEIQRLYDEWDKLESKVADGSALPADAAAYSRAARTAAGELPRTPRPLPYRTLASVADITAGHDEQTLRILSDLDPDNPVTTLDETRPRLDRAEYWITTQVPAEQRTVVRAEPDEELLATLDEQSRGSLRLLLDGLDTHWSLDGLTTLVYGVPKVQAGLEPDAKPTPELKVAQRAFFALLYNLLVGRDTGPRLPTLLLAVGADRVRKLLGG
- a CDS encoding CsbD family protein, whose product is MTAKRKMQAKGAQVIGAMKEAVGKATHNRKLQAEGKAEKTAGQGLDVSEKTKDEVRKRWP